The DNA region CCGGTTCGGGTTTCTCGCCGAGCATGTCGCCCTCCAGATGGCACTTTCAGAACGTGGCTGGACTTTCTGAAAGTCGCACGTCTAGACTGAAAGCGCAACCGATCGTCCATAGATCGATCGGGTGAATCACCCAGAAGGAGCAGAACGGTCATGGCGAAGCGCGCACCGGGAGCGAAGACGAAGGCGCTCGGCGCAGAACTGCGCGCGCTCCGCGAAGCGCGCGGCATGAACCAAGCCGACGTGGCGGCCCGCCTCGAGGTGTCCGAGCCGACGCTGTCCCGCATCGAGACCGGGCGTCGCGCACCCGACCTCGAGGAAGTCGCGACCTTGCTTGCGATCTACGAGGTGACGGGCCAGCGCAAGGAAGAACTGCTGGACATGGCGCGCACCGCGAACGGGCCGAGCTGGTTGCAGGCGATGGCGCCGCGGCTGCCGCACGACTCGGTCACCTTGGCCACGCTCGAGCACGACGCGACGGCCGTGACCGACTGGGCGCTGATGCTCGTGCCCGGGCTGCTGCAGACCATGGAGTACAGCGAGGCGGTCATGCGGCACGTCGGTGTGCCGGACAGCGAGATCGGCGACCGGGTCATCGCCCGCAAGCGTCGCCAGGAGCGGCTACGCGAGGTCGACTACACCGCGTTCCTGTACGAGGCTGCGCTCACGGTCCCCTTCGATGACGACCGGGTGATGGCGAACCAACTGCGGCATCTCGTTGAACTCATCCAGGAGGGCGTGTCGGTCCGCATCGTCCCTGCGGCCGCACCGGCGCACGCGGGACTGGTCGGCTCTTTCATGCTGCTTCGCTTCATCGACCGAATGCCGACCGTACACGTCGAGCTCGCCCAATCAGACGCATTCCTCAGCGACCAGGATGAGGTGGCCTACTACGCCGCCGTGGTGGAGCGCCTGTCAGAACTGGCGCTGGACACGTCACACTCTGTGCGTCTGATTCGGCAGATTGCAGAGAGAAGGTGACACATCATGGTGTGGTCCGACTGGCGGAAGTCCTCCAGGTCAGGCGGGAACTCGAACTGCGTGGAGGTCGCTCACCGCACGGGCGAGGCTGGGCTCCGCGACTCGAAGAACGCAGCGGGCCCGGTGCTGGCCGTTCCGGTCGAGTCGTTCGGGCGGTTGCTCGCCGTGGCGGCACAGGGCCGGTAAGCACGCAGACGCCCCCCGCCAATGCTGCTGGCGGGGGGCGTCACGTCACTGACGGCCCTACGATCGATCTGGCCCCGGCTCGCCGGGGTTGGGCGGGGTCCGTGCAGCTACCCTCTGCGCGGACCTCGTCGCTTCATGCCCTTGAGCGGGCCGGTCACCTTGCACACTCCGGTGCTGATCACTGGTCTAGCACCTTCGGTGTAGATCTGAGTGGTACTTACGCTGGCGTGTCCCAAGACTTCCTGTGTAGCACGGATGTCCTTTGTGGCCACGTAGAACTTCCTGCCGAATCTGTGGCGGCCGGAGTGGTGTCGGACCCGGAGGCCGAGTGCGTCGAGCGCGTCGGCGACCTGGCCGCTGATGTACTTTCCGGTTACCTTGCCGCCGGTGGCTGTGCGCCACAGCGGTCCGCGGCCGAGGACGTGGGGCTTGAGGATGTCCCACAGTTCCGGGGAGCACGGCACTTGCCGTTCCTTGCCGCCCTTGCCCCGGATGGTCATCATCACCGGGTGTTCGGAGTCGTCGAGGTCGATTCCGCGCATGGCCGCAACTTCCCCCGCTCGTAGCCCAGCGAACGCGCCCAGCGCGTACCAGATGCGGGGCCGGTCGGGGAGCCCGCGCATGGCGACGCCGAGCGAGGATTCGTCGACCGGGCGGGGGACGGTCTGCCGCTTCTTCGGCGGCCGGAGCAGCATGGCCGGGTTGGGGTGGCCTGCCTTAGCGCGCCAGAGGTAGAAGCTGCGGACGTGTGAGATGTAGGTGCGTCGGGTCGAGTTGGACGCTTCGCCGCCGTCTGTGGTGCGCATGATCGCTTCGGTCCAGGCGCGGAGGTCGTGTTCGGTGGCGTGGTCGAGGTTTGTGTCTCGCGCGTGTTCGAGCCACCAGGCCAGGCGCCGGAGTGCGCCTTCGCGTTGGTTGCGGGTCTCGTCGCTGAGGCCGTCAAGGTCCAGCGAGACGAGGTGGCGGGCGATGGTGCGTTGATCACCGTCCTGTAGGTCGGAGGTGAGCAGTCGTAGTCGGGTTCCATGGGATGTCATATCTCCCTGATAGGCCATTCGAGTTGCCTTTGTCAGCTAGCCGGAGCAAGATTTCTCGTCTGGCTGCCCGCCATTTGCGGGACGGCAGGTTCGCCTTGCGACATTCGCCTGACCAGGGGAAACGGGATTATAACCCCGCCGTTAACGGCTGAATATCCTCCGTTAATCAGTCCTTTTCGTGGAGCGTACTGCTGAGTAACACCGGATGGCGCGGTGCCATTGCTCACAGCGTCCACACCGCCGTCGTAACGGCCGTTCGGTCACTCAGGATGACCGATCGATGACCGAAAAGCGCCAACACCGATACGCCCCGTGCGCGGGCGGCGATAGAACGTGCACATGCCACTCCACCTGGAGGTCTAGGTGCCCGACCAGGTCTCATCGCCATGACCACCGGACTGCGCAGCCGGTTCATGGCACCTGTCTACGCCTTGATCATCTCGTTCGCCGCCGCCGCGCTGCTCGGCATCGTCGTGCGTCCTGGCACCGCCGCGTCGGGCACCGGCGGCGGGACGACCGGGGACGCAGGGGTCACGGTACGCCTGATGACGCCGTCCGGAGAGCCCGGCAGCAAGGACCTCGTGCCCGCGACGGACCTGGCCAACGTCGTGATCCATGTCGTCGACGCGTCGGTCGTCGGGCTCAAGGTCGCCACGAACGGCGAGGCTGTCATACCCGCGAGGAGCGCGTCGAAGATCACCGTGTGCGCCGAGCTCCCCCAAGGGTGGACGGTGCTGGCGCCGACGAAGCTGGACGAGAGGGGCCGCGCCTGCACGAAAGCGGAGGCGACCGACAAGATCATCCTGTATGTGAAGAAGGTTGGTCGATGAACCGCCGCGTGGAGTGGCTGCTGCCCGCGACCATCGTCGCCGCTGTGTTCGGCGGCGTACTCGGTGTTCGGCTGTGGGACGTCGAATTCGGACCGATGCTGGCCGTGCTCGTGGTGACCACCGCGCTCGGCACCGTCGCGTCGCTCGGCTGGGTGCGCGCCGAGCCGGAACCGGGCCAGAGCATCGCCCAACCAACGCCACCACCGGACGCGCTGCCACGTCCATCTCCCGCGCCCACACCACCCGCGCCTCGGCAACAGCTGTACCAACCCCCGCAGCGCCCCGCCGACCAGGCGCCGCAGACCGTGCCCAGCGAGGCGGCTGCCTGGTGGAACAAGTCCCCTCAGTCGCCCCCGAAGCCTGCCGACACAGCCCTGGTGGCGCAGGCACCGCCGTTGTCGAGCTATCAGGCCCACCGGGCCCGACACGTCCAGTGCCCGGGGTGTGGGGGTTTCGAGATCGATCTGAACAGCGACGGCGAGTCCTACACGTTCCGCTGTCGCAACGAACACTGCGGCCAGATCTGGCAGTGGGCACCAGGCACGGCGTGGCCGCCGACGGTCGTGCGCCGAAACCTGACCGGCCACGAGCCCGATCAGGCCGAACACATCCAGGGCTGACGATCCGGAAAGAGGACGAACGTGGTCTCGAGCATGTACGGGCAGTCGGTGTCCCGGGCTCACCCGGGCTGTGTGGTCATCCTGCTGGACCGGTCGGACTCGATGAAGCTGGCGTGGGGGCAAACTGGCGCCTCGCTGGCAGTCGGCGCCGCGCTCGCGGTCAACAACATCCTGCTCGACATGTGCATCACGGCCACGTCCGAGGTGAACGCGCCGGTCCGGCACTACTTCGATGTCGGCGTGTTCAGCTACGGCGCCTGTTTGACCAGGCCGGGCGAGGGCGTGGAATCGGCGTTCGGCGGGGTGCTCGCCAACCGCGGTCTGGTCCCGTTGCCGGAGCTGGCGGTCAACCCGATGGCGGTGCGGGAGGAGCCCTCCATCGACGTGATGCCGGTCAGCGCGAAGATGCCGGTCTGGGTGGACCCGGTCCACGGCCACCGCACGCCGATGTGCCAGGCGGTCGCGGTCGCGGGCGGTTATGTCTTCGACTGGGCCGAGGCCCACCAGAACTCGTTCCCACCGATCGTCATCAACATCACCGACGGCATGGTCACCGACAGCCCATACGAAGGGGTCACCCTCCAGGACTGGGTCAAGCGGCTGACCGCGATCGAGACCTCGGACGGGCCAGCGCTGTTCTTCAACGTGTTCCTGTCGCCGATGGAGGTCCCCGAGATCGTCTTCCCGGCCGAGCCGACGGGGCTGCCGCATCCGGGACCGGACCTGTTCGCCCTGAGCAGCGTGCTGCCCAAGCCGATGGCCGACAACGCCAGGGTGGACGGCTACGACGTGCGGCCGGGCGCGCGCGGACTGGCGTTCAACGTCGGCCGGTCGACCCTGCTCAAGGTCCTGCAGATCGGCACCAGGGTCCCCGACCGTCCACTGTAGGGAGTCGACTTGATCACCGCCTGGCAGGTCGCGTTCTACGCGGCCAAGGACGGCAACGCCGAATTCGAGTGGGAGGACGGCGTGGCCACCGCGCCCGCCGATCCGCGCACGGGGTCGGGTCACCGGTTCGCCGTCGCGGACGGGGCCACCCAGGGATTCGGGTCCGCCAGGTGGGCCCAGCAACTCGTCTGCGGGTTCGTCGGTGTCGACCAGGGCAAGGCGCACCCGCCCACACTGGACCGGGACTCGTTGGACGGCTGGACGCGCCGGATGCAGCAGAGCTGGCGCGAGGACCCTCGGCTGGCCGGGGCCACCGACCTGGAATTGCACAAGCTGGCGACCGTCGGATCGTTCGCCACTTTCCTCGGCTGCGAACTCAGGGACCTCGACGGCCCGCGCCCGCACTGGGCCGCGGTCGCGCTCGGCGACACCGTGCTGTTCCACGTCCGGGCGAACACCTTGATCACGCAGTTCCCGGCGATCGGGCCAGACGAGTTCGGGTTCAACCCCGACGGCCTGCCGACCGGGCCCGGCGCCTTGGCCGACATGATCGGCCGGGCCGAGTTCGGCTTCGGCGACCTGGCCGACGGCGACCTGCTGTACGCGGCGACCGACGCCTTCGCGCACTGGATGATCCAGACCGATCTCCGCGACTCGGCCGGGCTGTGGACGACCCTCGGCGGACTGGACCACCCGGACACCTTTCGCGCGCTGGTCGCCGACCACCGGGCGGCGGGCACGATGACCAACGACGACGTCACCCTGCTCCGGGTCCAGGTGGACGCGTGGGGGCCCGCGCATCTGGCGGTGTGTCTGTGACGCGCTACCCGAGTCCGGACGAATACATGAGAGCGGTGCAGCGCACCGACTCGTTCACCACCGACGAGCTGCGGCGGCTGCGGATGGTGGTGCACCCGACGTTCGGGGTCCCGTCGCCCGCCAAGGGCAGCACCGCCGTGGTGTTCAAGGCGACGAGCGACGGCGAGGCCCAGGCGCTGCGGTTCTTCACCAGGGCCGACGCGTCCAGCGCTGAGCGCTATGGCGCGCTGCACGACCACTTCACCGCCAGCGGCCTGGCGCGCACGGTGGCCATGCCGCAGTGGATCGATGACGGGATCCGGGTCAACGGCGCCACGTGGCCCGTGGTGCGGATGCAGTGGGTCGAGGGCCACACGTTGAACCTGCATGTGGACGGGCTCGTCGACCGCGGGGACACCGCGTCACTGTCCACTTTGGCCAATTCCTGGCGGGACCTGGTGACCCGGTTGCAGCGCGCCGACTTCGCCCACGGCGACCTGCAGCACGGCAACGTCCTGGTCGAGAGCGGCGGCGACCTGCGACTGGTCGACTTCGACTGTTCGTGGATCGCCCGATTCCCAGCCGACGCGGCGCCGAGCGAGACCGGTCACCGCAACTACCAGCCCCCGAACCGCCCGTGGGGCCGCTGGATGGACACCTTCTCCGGCCTGGTGATCTACGTGTCGCTGCTGGCCCTGTCGAAGAACCCGAACCCGTGGCGCGAACTGAACACCGAGGACAACCTGCTGTTCAACGACGAGGACTTCCGCGCCCCCTTCGACACCCTGCCCTGGACCCGCCTGTCCGACTTGCGCGACGAGGAAGTCGACGAGGCCGCCGCCCGACTCAAACAGTGCTGCGCGCCGGGCTGGACCGCCACCGGCGGCCTCGACGAACTGCTCGCGCCCAGGGAGAAGCCGTGGTGGGAACGCACGCCGACGGTGGTGGCACCCACCGCCCCCCAGCCCGCGACGCACACACCGGTGGCCGATCCGGTGGTCCCACCGCCGCGCGCCGAACAGCAACCGGTCCTCCCGCGAACGCCGACCGCCAACTGGTGGAAGGACCAGGTGCCCACGCCCGCCGTGCCTGGCCCGCGCGCGCCATTCCAGCCGCGGCCCAGCGGGAAACGGCCCACAACGGGGGCCATCATCGCCGTCGCCGTCGCCGTGGGCCTGCTCAGCGGCCTGCTCACGGTGGCGGGGATGGACGGCGGTTCAGGTGCGGGCGGAATCGGGGCGGCAGTCGGCCTGATCGCGATGGTCATCACGATCGTCGTCGGACTGGCCCGCAGAGACTGACCCTTAGGAGAACAGCCCAGTCGCTATCGCGAAGGTGACCACACCGACCAGCCCGACAACGGCGATCACCACCGCGAGCCGGGACCGAGCCTCACCTCTCGTCGCCGACACCACACTGAGCGACAGGCCAAGCCCGCCGACGATCAGCATGATCGTTTGCAAGAAGCGCACCGAGCCCTCATAGTCCGCGTCCACGGTGGCATAGAACAGGAACGGGACGCCCATCGCGCCGAGGAGCGCGCCCGCGAGGGCCATGCGGTCCTCACGACCACGTGCGGGACTCGGGGTGGACGGGATCGGCCGAGCCGTGGGTTCCGGCTCGGGTCCGGGCGGGGTGCCCTTCGCCCACCACTGGGCCGTGTACGCCGACGGCGTCGGCGGCTTCGGCGGAGCCGGGGCAGGCCCGCCCCGGTTCACCATGCTGGTCAGCCAAGCCGGGGCCGCGTCCGACGGATTCGACGGCACAGGCGGCGCGCTCGGCCACGGGGATGACGGCGCGCGGGACTCCGGCGTCGGTACGGCACCACGGGCGGGTGCCGGGCCCCGGCTGAGATCGGCGGCTTCGGCGGACCGCGGTGGGTCGGCGGGCGGCGGACCGACGGGTTCCGAGGAGACAGACCGGCCCGCGGTGTCCGGCCAGACCACGCGCTTCTGCTGACCAGCGGCCGCGGGCGGAACAGTGGATCCCGGCGCCGCCGAGGACTCCGGCCGCACAGTGGACTCCGGCTGGACCGTCGACTCGCGTGGGACCGTGGGCTCGGGAGCGACCGTGGGCTCGGGTGGGACTGTGGGCTCTGGGACTGTGGGCTCTGGCGGGGCAGGCCGGTCGGGTGCGCCCCGGCGCCAATGTTCGGTCGGCGGCAGCCGGGTCGCCCCGTCCTGCGGCGCGGACACCTTGGCCTCGATCCCGACCAGGATCTCGTCGATGTCCTTGGCGTTGCCGATGGTGAG from Alloactinosynnema sp. L-07 includes:
- a CDS encoding helix-turn-helix transcriptional regulator, yielding MAKRAPGAKTKALGAELRALREARGMNQADVAARLEVSEPTLSRIETGRRAPDLEEVATLLAIYEVTGQRKEELLDMARTANGPSWLQAMAPRLPHDSVTLATLEHDATAVTDWALMLVPGLLQTMEYSEAVMRHVGVPDSEIGDRVIARKRRQERLREVDYTAFLYEAALTVPFDDDRVMANQLRHLVELIQEGVSVRIVPAAAPAHAGLVGSFMLLRFIDRMPTVHVELAQSDAFLSDQDEVAYYAAVVERLSELALDTSHSVRLIRQIAERR
- a CDS encoding DUF397 domain-containing protein; the encoded protein is MVWSDWRKSSRSGGNSNCVEVAHRTGEAGLRDSKNAAGPVLAVPVESFGRLLAVAAQGR
- a CDS encoding tyrosine-type recombinase/integrase: MTSHGTRLRLLTSDLQDGDQRTIARHLVSLDLDGLSDETRNQREGALRRLAWWLEHARDTNLDHATEHDLRAWTEAIMRTTDGGEASNSTRRTYISHVRSFYLWRAKAGHPNPAMLLRPPKKRQTVPRPVDESSLGVAMRGLPDRPRIWYALGAFAGLRAGEVAAMRGIDLDDSEHPVMMTIRGKGGKERQVPCSPELWDILKPHVLGRGPLWRTATGGKVTGKYISGQVADALDALGLRVRHHSGRHRFGRKFYVATKDIRATQEVLGHASVSTTQIYTEGARPVISTGVCKVTGPLKGMKRRGPRRG
- a CDS encoding toll/interleukin-1 receptor domain-containing protein; this translates as MTIFVSYTRIDQAVVNGLREDLVGRLGRQVWMDREIHGGEQWWREIISTIQRSRVFVFALSKDSWRSQPCQRELGYAKDLGIPVLPVQVGPLPNIRIPMMETQIVDYRQRTADAAFELVAALDDLTARPLVLPSPLPQPPAVPFEYLYRIAEVLGPKAIGPDRQEEVIRELARHLKREPDEVARADIVKLLREFRERNELTIGNAKDIDEILVGIEAKVSAPQDGATRLPPTEHWRRGAPDRPAPPEPTVPEPTVPPEPTVAPEPTVPRESTVQPESTVRPESSAAPGSTVPPAAAGQQKRVVWPDTAGRSVSSEPVGPPPADPPRSAEAADLSRGPAPARGAVPTPESRAPSSPWPSAPPVPSNPSDAAPAWLTSMVNRGGPAPAPPKPPTPSAYTAQWWAKGTPPGPEPEPTARPIPSTPSPARGREDRMALAGALLGAMGVPFLFYATVDADYEGSVRFLQTIMLIVGGLGLSLSVVSATRGEARSRLAVVIAVVGLVGVVTFAIATGLFS